From Haloarcula hispanica ATCC 33960, the proteins below share one genomic window:
- a CDS encoding CoA-binding protein, whose amino-acid sequence MPVTSDDELREILELDRVAVVGCSTSPGKDAHEIPKYLREQGYEVIPVNPFADEIFGQKAYDSLSEIPGEIDIIDVFRPSDEVSDIVDAALERDDDAVIWLQLGIHDDEAVERAEAAGRRVVQDRCMKPTHQQLMA is encoded by the coding sequence ATGCCTGTTACTTCGGACGACGAACTCCGAGAGATCCTCGAACTGGACCGCGTCGCCGTCGTCGGGTGTTCGACCAGCCCCGGCAAGGACGCTCACGAGATCCCGAAGTACCTCCGTGAACAGGGGTACGAGGTGATTCCGGTCAATCCCTTCGCAGACGAGATATTCGGACAGAAGGCCTACGACTCGCTGTCAGAGATTCCCGGCGAGATAGACATCATCGACGTGTTCAGGCCAAGCGACGAGGTCAGCGATATCGTTGACGCGGCCCTGGAACGGGACGACGACGCCGTCATCTGGCTCCAACTCGGCATCCACGACGACGAGGCCGTCGAACGTGCCGAAGCGGCCGGCCGCCGCGTCGTCCAGGACCGCTGTATGAAGCCGACCCACCAGCAACTGATGGCCTGA
- a CDS encoding thiol-disulfide oxidoreductase DCC family protein — MSDATLVYDDDCGFCTWWADFIDERSDLEIVGFSALNDDLLERLPDDYESCSHLVTEEEVYSCGESIETALTYTDIGKPARPLVSFFRQFEDYERFRERAYRQVADNRSKWGKVMSKTPPARRDGTN, encoded by the coding sequence ATGAGCGACGCTACGCTCGTCTACGACGACGACTGCGGCTTCTGTACGTGGTGGGCGGACTTCATCGACGAGCGGTCCGACCTCGAAATCGTCGGGTTCTCCGCTCTCAACGACGACCTGCTGGAGCGACTCCCGGACGACTACGAGTCCTGCTCGCATCTGGTGACCGAGGAGGAGGTGTACTCCTGTGGGGAGTCCATCGAGACAGCGCTCACCTACACTGACATAGGCAAGCCGGCGCGGCCGCTGGTCTCCTTCTTCCGGCAGTTCGAAGACTACGAGCGGTTCCGCGAGCGGGCCTATCGACAGGTCGCCGATAACCGTTCGAAGTGGGGGAAGGTCATGTCGAAGACGCCGCCAGCGCGCAGGGACGGCACGAACTGA
- a CDS encoding DUF5786 family protein, producing the protein MGFGSYDESEQKDNDVDADDSEGVAVHENDHDGSVSFETEATTSDLVDKLGDMKDEDEE; encoded by the coding sequence ATGGGCTTTGGTAGCTACGATGAATCCGAACAGAAGGACAACGACGTAGACGCAGACGACAGCGAGGGCGTTGCAGTCCACGAGAACGACCACGACGGGTCGGTCTCCTTCGAGACGGAGGCGACCACGAGCGACCTCGTCGACAAACTCGGCGACATGAAAGACGAGGACGAGGAGTAA
- a CDS encoding beta-CASP ribonuclease aCPSF1: MSSADETLDRIKAQVEEETPDDIEIDSVAFEGPELVIYTPDAQTVANRDGIVRNLAQTLRKRINVRPTQEALVPPNEARARITQTIPEDAGVQNLDFDRQTGEVFIEAEKPGRVIGRHGATLDEISASVGWTPEVVRTPPMESSTVSNVRNYLKQEREERRDILQRVGRQINRPTTSDEDWVRLTTLGCCREVGRAAFILSTPESRILIDCGDKPGAEGEVPYLQAPEALAAGPNSLDAVVLTHAHLDHSALIPILFKYGYDGPIYTTAPTRDLMGLLQLDYLDVASKEGRTPPYESQQVRDALKHTIPLEFGNVTDIAPDIKLTMHNAGHILGSAVCHFHIGEGRYNVAFSGDIHYKDTRLLDGAVNDFPRVETLVLESTYGGKNDYQTDQSDSERVLRDVINEAYENDGKILIPAFAVGRSQELMLVLEEAMRKGDIPTMPVYLDGMIREATAIHTAYPEYLRDDLRQRILYEDENPFLAEQFEQVDGGDEMRQDIADDEPAIILTTSGMVTGGPVMSWLRLLGSDPDSTMAFVGYQAEGTLGRQIQRGQDEITLGDTSGPRAERVSLRLNVETVDGFSGHADRQGLESFVETMHPRPEKILCVHGDASTTNQLSSALYQKFNMRTHNPKNLETFRLS, translated from the coding sequence ATGAGTTCCGCAGACGAGACACTTGATCGAATCAAAGCACAGGTCGAAGAAGAGACACCGGACGACATCGAAATCGATTCCGTCGCGTTCGAGGGGCCGGAGCTGGTTATTTACACGCCGGATGCGCAGACGGTCGCCAACCGCGACGGGATCGTCAGAAACCTCGCACAGACGCTTCGCAAACGAATCAACGTTCGCCCCACGCAGGAAGCCCTCGTCCCGCCGAACGAAGCCCGGGCACGAATCACACAGACGATTCCCGAGGACGCCGGCGTCCAGAACCTGGATTTCGACCGCCAGACCGGCGAAGTGTTCATCGAGGCCGAAAAGCCCGGCCGCGTCATCGGCCGCCACGGCGCGACCCTCGACGAAATCTCCGCTTCCGTCGGCTGGACCCCCGAAGTCGTTCGGACGCCGCCGATGGAGTCCTCGACGGTCTCGAACGTCCGGAACTACCTCAAGCAGGAACGGGAGGAACGACGGGACATCCTCCAGCGCGTCGGTCGACAGATCAACCGCCCCACTACGAGCGACGAGGACTGGGTTCGACTCACGACGCTGGGCTGCTGTCGCGAGGTCGGGCGCGCCGCCTTCATCCTCTCGACGCCCGAGTCACGCATCCTCATCGACTGCGGCGACAAGCCCGGTGCTGAGGGCGAGGTCCCGTACCTTCAGGCACCCGAAGCGCTCGCGGCGGGGCCGAACTCCCTCGATGCCGTCGTCCTGACACACGCCCACCTGGACCACTCCGCGCTCATCCCGATCCTGTTCAAATACGGCTACGACGGCCCGATTTACACGACAGCGCCGACACGAGACCTGATGGGCCTGCTCCAGCTGGACTACCTCGACGTGGCTTCGAAGGAAGGGCGGACGCCACCATACGAGAGCCAGCAAGTCCGTGACGCGCTGAAACACACGATTCCTCTGGAGTTCGGCAACGTCACCGACATCGCGCCCGATATCAAACTCACGATGCACAACGCCGGTCACATCCTCGGCTCGGCGGTGTGTCACTTCCACATCGGCGAGGGACGGTACAACGTCGCCTTCTCCGGTGACATTCACTACAAGGACACTCGGCTGCTCGACGGCGCTGTCAACGACTTCCCGCGGGTGGAGACGCTCGTGCTGGAGTCGACCTACGGCGGGAAAAACGACTACCAGACCGACCAGTCCGACTCCGAACGGGTCCTCAGAGATGTCATCAACGAGGCCTACGAGAACGACGGCAAAATCCTGATTCCGGCTTTCGCCGTGGGTCGGTCCCAGGAGCTCATGCTCGTCCTCGAAGAAGCGATGCGAAAGGGCGATATCCCGACGATGCCGGTGTATCTCGACGGGATGATTCGAGAGGCAACGGCCATCCACACCGCGTATCCGGAGTACCTCCGGGACGACCTCCGCCAGCGTATCCTGTACGAGGACGAGAACCCGTTCCTCGCCGAGCAGTTCGAGCAAGTCGACGGCGGCGACGAGATGCGACAGGACATCGCCGACGACGAGCCGGCCATCATTCTGACCACCTCCGGGATGGTCACCGGCGGCCCCGTGATGTCCTGGCTCCGACTGCTGGGCAGCGACCCGGACAGCACGATGGCCTTTGTCGGCTATCAGGCCGAGGGGACGCTCGGTCGCCAGATCCAGCGCGGCCAGGACGAGATTACCTTGGGCGATACGAGCGGGCCACGCGCCGAGCGGGTGAGCCTCAGGCTCAACGTGGAGACGGTCGATGGCTTCTCCGGCCACGCCGACCGACAGGGGCTTGAGTCGTTCGTCGAGACGATGCACCCGCGACCGGAGAAAATTCTCTGTGTCCACGGCGACGCGTCCACGACGAACCAGCTGTCCTCGGCGCTGTACCAGAAGTTCAATATGCGGACGCACAACCCGAAGAACCTGGAAACGTTCCGCCTGTCCTGA
- a CDS encoding BolA/IbaG family iron-sulfur metabolism protein, producing the protein MDEDAVAELIETELPEAQATVTTPRDPDDDKHYAVRVVSPAFEGESLVDQHQLVHDALGDHLTRDIHAIELTTLTPEEAE; encoded by the coding sequence ATGGACGAGGATGCAGTCGCCGAACTCATCGAAACGGAACTGCCGGAGGCACAGGCGACGGTCACCACACCGCGGGACCCCGACGACGACAAACACTACGCCGTACGCGTGGTGTCCCCGGCGTTCGAGGGAGAATCACTAGTCGACCAGCACCAGCTCGTCCACGACGCGCTCGGGGACCATCTCACCCGCGACATTCACGCTATCGAGCTGACGACACTGACGCCCGAGGAAGCCGAGTAG
- a CDS encoding glutaredoxin family protein: protein MAFEPEELSPEEVTDQVDSVIEDNEVVLFMKGNELMPQCGYSKKALALLQQHRDDIETVDVLKATDAYREALERHSDRETIPQTFVDGEFIGGSDILEQLDERGELAEKVGQ from the coding sequence ATGGCATTCGAGCCCGAAGAACTCTCGCCCGAAGAAGTCACGGACCAGGTAGACAGCGTCATCGAGGACAACGAGGTCGTGCTGTTCATGAAAGGCAACGAGCTGATGCCACAGTGTGGCTACTCGAAGAAGGCCCTCGCACTACTGCAACAGCACCGCGACGACATCGAGACAGTGGACGTGCTCAAGGCGACCGACGCCTATCGGGAGGCCCTAGAGCGCCACAGCGACCGCGAGACTATCCCCCAAACGTTCGTCGACGGGGAGTTCATCGGCGGCAGCGACATCCTCGAACAGCTGGACGAGCGCGGTGAACTCGCGGAAAAAGTCGGCCAGTAA
- a CDS encoding DHH family phosphoesterase, which translates to MRPATELENLLGEAESLTIVCHNNPDPDCLASALALGRIAAAVGIDERRILYSGEISHQQNRSFVNLLEMDIQEFDAADVTDRESSELLAFVDHSIPGANNRVPEDVSVDIVIDHHPAEDISARFVDHRVEIGATATILTEYLRDLDIELDDRLATALLFAIRRETLGFLRGVTTDEHGAAGFLTAAADSDLLRQLSSPSVSGATVDAIADAIENRTVKGSVLISHVGRTQERDALPQAADYLATLEGVETAIVFGIVEDTIQLSARSTDSRINIGDVLDASLGDVGSAGGHREMAGGEVPLGIFADYTSDDAVLVDIVEQVISARLFAGLNLSEKD; encoded by the coding sequence ACTTGCTCGGAGAGGCGGAGTCACTCACCATCGTCTGTCACAACAACCCCGACCCCGACTGCCTGGCCAGCGCGCTCGCACTCGGTCGCATCGCGGCCGCCGTCGGCATCGACGAGCGACGCATCCTCTACAGCGGCGAGATCTCACACCAGCAGAACCGCTCGTTCGTCAATCTGCTGGAGATGGACATCCAGGAGTTTGACGCGGCCGACGTGACTGACCGGGAATCCTCGGAACTGCTCGCCTTCGTCGACCACTCGATTCCGGGGGCGAACAACCGGGTCCCCGAAGACGTCTCGGTCGACATCGTTATCGACCACCATCCCGCCGAGGATATCAGCGCCCGGTTCGTCGATCACCGGGTAGAAATCGGGGCGACGGCGACGATACTGACCGAGTACCTGCGGGACCTCGACATCGAACTCGACGACCGCTTGGCGACGGCGCTACTGTTTGCCATTCGACGCGAGACGCTGGGCTTCCTGCGCGGCGTGACGACAGACGAGCACGGGGCGGCCGGCTTCCTGACAGCGGCGGCTGATTCGGACCTGTTGCGCCAGCTTTCCTCGCCATCAGTCAGTGGTGCGACCGTCGACGCCATCGCGGACGCAATCGAGAACCGGACGGTCAAAGGCTCGGTGTTAATCTCGCACGTCGGCCGGACACAGGAGCGGGACGCACTACCGCAGGCGGCCGACTACCTGGCGACGCTCGAGGGCGTCGAGACGGCCATCGTCTTCGGCATTGTCGAGGACACCATCCAGCTCAGCGCCCGGTCAACGGACTCCCGTATCAATATCGGTGACGTTCTGGACGCATCGCTGGGCGATGTCGGGAGCGCGGGTGGTCACAGAGAGATGGCCGGCGGCGAGGTCCCGCTTGGCATTTTCGCCGACTACACGAGCGACGACGCCGTGCTCGTCGACATCGTCGAGCAAGTGATTTCGGCGCGGCTGTTTGCCGGACTGAACCTCTCTGAAAAGGACTGA